The DNA segment CAATGGTACAGTGGGTACAGTAGTATTAACTCCGGCAGGAACGAGATCATTTACCGGAGGTGTAACATTGCCTGCAACAACAGGTACCGTTACCGCAGCTTCCTTTACCGTATCTGGTTCCGGATCTTATACTTATGCGATCACTTTGCCTAGTTCTGTAACCATTACCAGCGGTACCGACAACATGATCGTAAACACTTTTACCAGTACGCCAAGTACTACCGGCGCACTTACAGCAGGTACACAGGTCATTAAAGTTGGAGCTACATTAAATTTAGTGGCGTCACAGGCAGAAGGTTCCTATACCTCGGCAACTCCTTTTACAGTGACAGTGAATTATAATTAACATC comes from the Pedobacter sp. FW305-3-2-15-E-R2A2 genome and includes:
- a CDS encoding DUF4402 domain-containing protein; this translates as MKKLIISAGICFSALFVASSAFAQASATANASATIVTPISISKTADMDFGNVATNGTVGTVVLTPAGTRSFTGGVTLPATTGTVTAASFTVSGSGSYTYAITLPSSVTITSGTDNMIVNTFTSTPSTTGALTAGTQVIKVGATLNLVASQAEGSYTSATPFTVTVNYN